A genomic window from Streptomyces brevispora includes:
- a CDS encoding cytochrome P450 gives MSVATTPAHDRRASASLFSRLRTAGGQADPFPIYEELLSRGEVIPAPWGGSVISSFAVCDQVLRSRDWLEPDKRWRDRQGPGTRWNASSSQEMSNTLAALNAPDHTRARRAAGTFDRSTVERISRTVSRTTDRLLDTLSERLQDGEADFAALVAEELPVATIGGWLGLPAADWPRLRQLTHDQVFTQELLPSASQLAASDAATAELRTYFMALVSDRRAHPGEDPVSGWIQSWDAMEPDRDKADEGVYFLVLFVLLAALETTSQLLTTMTLLLVERPERWALVADRPDLVPAFVEETLRHDPPTHVISRVAAEDSVLGGLEIRKDEMVHLMVGAAHRDPARHSDPDRFDPLRKPAHLAFSGGIHYCLGAPLARLEAQTLLRQLIRRLPRLTLVRRPSMAPRVAFRRTLNLDVAFA, from the coding sequence ATGAGCGTTGCCACCACTCCGGCGCACGACCGCCGGGCGTCTGCCTCCCTTTTCTCCCGTCTGCGGACGGCAGGAGGGCAGGCCGATCCCTTCCCCATATACGAGGAGCTGCTGTCGAGGGGCGAGGTCATCCCCGCCCCCTGGGGCGGCTCGGTCATATCGAGCTTCGCCGTCTGTGATCAGGTACTGCGCAGCCGTGACTGGCTGGAACCCGACAAACGTTGGCGTGACAGGCAGGGTCCGGGCACGCGCTGGAACGCCTCCTCCTCGCAGGAGATGAGCAACACCCTGGCAGCGCTCAACGCCCCGGACCACACACGGGCGCGCCGGGCGGCCGGCACGTTCGACCGGTCCACCGTGGAGCGAATAAGCCGGACGGTCAGCAGGACGACGGACCGGCTCCTGGACACCCTGTCGGAGCGGTTGCAGGACGGGGAGGCGGACTTCGCGGCCCTGGTCGCCGAGGAGTTGCCGGTCGCCACCATCGGCGGCTGGCTCGGCCTGCCGGCCGCCGACTGGCCTCGTCTGCGGCAGCTGACCCACGACCAGGTCTTCACCCAGGAACTGCTGCCCTCGGCAAGCCAGCTGGCCGCATCCGACGCGGCCACGGCCGAACTCCGCACCTATTTCATGGCTCTGGTGAGCGACCGGCGCGCCCATCCCGGTGAGGACCCCGTGTCCGGCTGGATCCAGTCGTGGGACGCGATGGAACCCGACCGCGACAAGGCGGACGAGGGGGTCTACTTCCTGGTCCTGTTCGTCCTGCTGGCCGCCCTGGAGACCACCTCGCAGCTCCTGACGACCATGACGCTCCTGCTCGTCGAGCGCCCGGAGCGCTGGGCCCTGGTCGCCGACCGCCCGGACCTGGTGCCCGCGTTCGTCGAGGAGACCCTGCGCCACGACCCTCCGACCCATGTCATCAGCCGGGTCGCCGCCGAGGACAGCGTCCTCGGCGGACTGGAGATCCGCAAGGACGAGATGGTCCACCTCATGGTGGGAGCGGCCCACCGCGACCCGGCCAGGCACAGCGACCCCGACCGGTTCGACCCCCTGCGCAAGCCCGCCCACCTCGCCTTCAGCGGAGGCATCCACTACTGCCTCGGCGCGCCGCTGGCGCGACTGGAGGCCCAGACCCTTCTCCGTCAACTCATTCGGCGCCTTCCCCGCCTCACCCTCGTGCGCCGCCCCTCGATGGCGCCCCGGGTGGCATTCCGGCGCACACTGAACTTGGATGTCGCCTTCGCATGA
- a CDS encoding cytochrome P450, protein MQQPLDAQEIPPPGCPAHGNVQLYGPSFGADPDGHYAHLRTFGLSAPVDIAPDVQVELVTSYDAALYVLQNPATFVRDSRRWNALNEGRVPADSPALPMMSYRPNALFSDGAAHARLRQAVTDSLATVNELQLVRQTQQSADYLISRFSAEPRGQAELMAEYAQPLPLLVFSDLFGCPPEIGDRVIAGISGIFEGTPGADEVLGGALAELIAIKRRRPGTDLTTRLMEHSAQLSDEEVLHQLVTLLSGGTAPLTAAIATSGALYLGEEWQTGLPVEDAVSQTLWNYAPIANYAGHYPTHDVDLGGRVLRANDPVLVSFAAANTDPKLTEHRQQLSAKAHLAFGAGPHACPAKDPAFMIAVTAVESLLNRLPDVELRVPFKTLAWAPTPWSRSLVTLPVRFTPRTVPSAAEPAHAQSAQTSQQSAAAEQRSAARTSGPKSATASQHKGGLFSRFVAWTRGE, encoded by the coding sequence ATGCAACAGCCTCTTGACGCACAGGAGATACCCCCTCCCGGATGCCCCGCACACGGGAACGTCCAGCTGTACGGCCCCTCGTTCGGGGCCGACCCCGACGGCCACTACGCGCATCTGCGTACGTTCGGCCTGAGCGCACCCGTGGACATCGCCCCGGATGTCCAGGTCGAGCTGGTCACCAGCTACGACGCGGCCCTGTACGTCCTGCAGAACCCCGCGACCTTCGTCCGCGACTCCCGCCGCTGGAACGCGCTGAACGAGGGGCGCGTCCCGGCGGACAGCCCGGCGCTGCCGATGATGAGCTACCGCCCCAACGCGCTGTTCAGCGACGGCGCCGCGCATGCCCGTCTGCGCCAGGCGGTCACCGACAGCCTCGCCACGGTCAACGAGCTCCAGCTGGTCCGGCAGACGCAGCAGTCCGCCGACTACCTGATCAGCCGCTTCAGCGCCGAACCCCGTGGCCAGGCGGAGCTGATGGCCGAGTACGCCCAGCCGCTGCCGCTGCTGGTCTTCAGCGACCTGTTCGGCTGCCCGCCCGAGATCGGTGACCGCGTGATCGCCGGGATCAGCGGCATCTTCGAGGGCACCCCCGGCGCCGACGAGGTACTGGGCGGGGCACTCGCCGAGCTGATCGCCATCAAGCGACGCCGGCCGGGCACCGACCTGACGACGCGCCTGATGGAGCACTCGGCCCAGCTGAGTGACGAAGAGGTGCTGCACCAGCTCGTGACGCTGCTCTCCGGCGGCACCGCACCACTGACCGCCGCCATCGCCACCAGCGGTGCGCTGTATCTCGGCGAGGAATGGCAGACCGGACTGCCGGTCGAGGACGCCGTCTCCCAGACCCTGTGGAACTACGCGCCGATCGCCAACTACGCAGGTCACTACCCGACCCACGACGTCGACCTGGGCGGCAGGGTGCTCAGGGCCAACGACCCGGTCCTGGTCTCCTTCGCCGCGGCCAACACCGACCCCAAGCTGACCGAACACCGTCAGCAGCTCAGTGCCAAGGCGCACTTGGCCTTCGGGGCGGGCCCGCACGCGTGCCCCGCCAAGGACCCGGCGTTCATGATCGCGGTCACCGCCGTCGAAAGCCTCCTCAACCGGCTGCCCGATGTCGAGTTGCGCGTGCCGTTCAAGACGCTCGCCTGGGCTCCGACGCCGTGGAGCCGCTCGCTGGTGACCCTCCCGGTCCGCTTCACCCCGAGGACGGTGCCGTCGGCCGCCGAGCCCGCACACGCGCAGTCGGCCCAGACGTCCCAGCAGTCGGCAGCCGCCGAACAGCGGTCCGCCGCCCGGACCTCGGGACCGAAGAGCGCCACGGCATCGCAGCACAAAGGGGGGCTTTTCAGCCGATTCGTCGCATGGACGAGAGGGGAGTGA
- a CDS encoding SAM-dependent methyltransferase, with protein sequence MSRPANDAMSLHIDTSKPHPARMYDWFLGGKDNYPVDEAMGRQMLALEPSIPVMTKVNRAFMHRATRWLSDQGIRQFLDIGTGIPTAPNLHQVAQLASPTTRVVYCDNDPIVLAHAEALLKGTQEGAIDYVQADARDVDAILEQAGKTLDFKQPVALSMIALLHFLSDEDGAYELVSKLTDMLAPGSHVVISHLTADFHPEKAQKVDEMYKANTLTLAPRNRDQFAAFFDGLEIVEPGIVAAEAWHPELGEPVPGQEDIISAGYVAVGRKP encoded by the coding sequence ATGTCCCGACCGGCGAACGACGCCATGTCCCTGCACATCGACACCAGCAAGCCGCATCCCGCGCGGATGTACGACTGGTTCCTCGGCGGCAAGGACAACTACCCGGTGGACGAGGCGATGGGCCGGCAGATGCTCGCGCTCGAACCAAGCATTCCGGTGATGACGAAGGTGAACCGGGCGTTCATGCACCGCGCCACCCGCTGGCTGTCCGACCAGGGCATTCGGCAGTTCCTCGACATCGGCACCGGGATACCCACCGCGCCCAACCTCCACCAGGTCGCCCAACTGGCCTCACCCACCACGCGAGTCGTCTACTGCGACAACGACCCGATCGTGCTGGCCCATGCCGAAGCCCTGCTGAAGGGCACCCAGGAAGGGGCGATCGACTACGTGCAGGCCGACGCACGGGACGTGGACGCCATCCTCGAACAGGCAGGCAAGACACTGGACTTCAAGCAGCCGGTCGCGCTCTCGATGATCGCGCTGCTGCACTTCTTGAGCGACGAGGACGGCGCCTACGAGCTGGTGAGCAAGCTGACCGACATGCTGGCGCCGGGCAGTCATGTGGTGATCTCGCACCTCACCGCCGACTTCCACCCGGAGAAGGCCCAGAAGGTCGACGAGATGTACAAGGCCAACACCCTCACCCTGGCGCCGCGCAACCGCGACCAGTTCGCCGCGTTCTTCGACGGACTGGAGATCGTCGAGCCCGGCATCGTGGCCGCCGAGGCGTGGCACCCCGAGCTCGGCGAACCGGTCCCCGGCCAGGAGGACATCATCAGCGCGGGATACGTCGCGGTAGGCCGCAAGCCGTAA
- a CDS encoding DUF742 domain-containing protein, whose protein sequence is MPDDQELDLELTSPLVPLFVITNGRALPPDHEYEHTTLVMAAQDASTAARTLSPEAGQVMDLVADGYLSVAEVAGHTHLPLGIVRILLAQLEEDSLILVRRPIPRAERVDRELVSAVLEGLKNRFGA, encoded by the coding sequence ATGCCTGACGACCAGGAGCTGGATCTGGAGCTGACGTCCCCGTTAGTCCCCCTCTTCGTGATCACGAACGGCAGGGCTCTGCCGCCGGACCACGAGTACGAACACACCACCCTGGTCATGGCGGCACAGGACGCCTCGACCGCGGCGCGCACGCTTTCCCCGGAGGCGGGTCAGGTCATGGACCTGGTCGCCGACGGCTATCTGTCCGTGGCCGAAGTGGCCGGGCACACGCACTTGCCGCTGGGCATAGTGCGCATTCTGCTGGCGCAGCTGGAGGAGGACAGCCTCATCCTCGTGAGGAGACCGATACCGCGCGCCGAACGTGTCGACAGAGAACTGGTCAGCGCCGTGCTCGAAGGCCTGAAGAATCGATTCGGAGCGTAA
- a CDS encoding electron transfer flavoprotein subunit alpha/FixB family protein — MAEVLVFVDHVDGAVRKPTLELLTLARRIGDPVAVVLGGGAGVAAGVLAEHGAVRVLAADAPEFAEFLVVPKVDALQAAVEVVSPVAVLLPSSAENKEIAARLAVRIGSGIITDATDLEAGEEGVVATQSAFAASFTTKSRVSRGAAVVTVKPNSAPVEAAPAAGVVEELVVVFSALARGTKVLSRTPRESTGRPELTEAAIVVSGGRGVNGAENFRVIEALADSLGAAVGASRAAVDAGWYPHTNQVGQTGKSVSPQLYIASGISGAIQHRAGMQTSKTIVAINKDAEAPIFDLVDYGVVGDLFNVVPQLTDEVTARKN; from the coding sequence ATGGCTGAGGTTCTCGTCTTTGTCGATCATGTGGATGGTGCGGTCCGCAAGCCCACGCTGGAGCTTTTGACGCTGGCGCGTCGGATCGGTGATCCGGTCGCGGTGGTGCTGGGTGGTGGTGCGGGGGTGGCTGCCGGTGTGCTGGCGGAGCATGGTGCGGTGAGGGTTCTGGCCGCGGATGCGCCGGAGTTCGCGGAGTTCCTTGTGGTGCCGAAGGTGGATGCGCTGCAGGCCGCGGTCGAGGTGGTGTCGCCGGTGGCGGTGTTGCTGCCGTCGTCGGCGGAGAACAAGGAGATCGCGGCGAGGCTCGCGGTCCGGATCGGTTCGGGGATCATCACGGACGCGACGGATCTGGAGGCCGGTGAGGAGGGTGTGGTTGCGACGCAGTCGGCGTTCGCCGCTTCGTTCACCACGAAGTCCCGGGTGTCGCGGGGTGCTGCGGTTGTCACGGTGAAGCCGAACTCGGCTCCGGTCGAGGCTGCTCCGGCGGCGGGTGTGGTGGAGGAGTTGGTGGTGGTGTTCTCGGCGCTGGCGCGGGGGACGAAGGTGCTGTCGCGGACGCCGCGTGAGTCGACGGGGCGTCCGGAGCTGACGGAGGCGGCGATCGTGGTGTCGGGTGGCCGGGGTGTCAATGGTGCGGAGAACTTCCGTGTCATCGAGGCGCTCGCGGACTCGCTGGGTGCTGCGGTGGGTGCCTCGCGTGCGGCGGTGGACGCGGGCTGGTACCCGCACACCAACCAGGTCGGGCAGACCGGGAAGTCGGTCTCGCCGCAGTTGTACATCGCTTCCGGTATTTCGGGGGCGATCCAGCACCGGGCCGGTATGCAGACGTCCAAGACGATCGTCGCGATCAACAAGGACGCCGAGGCCCCGATCTTCGACCTCGTCGACTACGGCGTCGTCGGTGACCTCTTCAACGTCGTCCCCCAGCTCACCGACGAGGTCACCGCCCGCAAGAACTGA
- a CDS encoding GTP-binding protein, with amino-acid sequence MHLDPDVSNAVKILVVGHFGVGKTTCIGSLSEIEPLRTEEEITEASEGFDDLSGTPHKTTTTVAMDFGRLTLSDTLVLYLFGTPGQERFKEMWEELSRGALGALVLVDPERLNESFPVLDLVESFGLTYAIGVNHFEGNTDYPLDEVREALNLTSDTPVVNCDVRDENSSAQALITLVRHLMSLLG; translated from the coding sequence GTGCACCTGGATCCAGATGTCTCCAATGCGGTGAAGATCCTAGTAGTGGGGCACTTCGGGGTCGGGAAGACCACCTGCATCGGAAGTCTCTCCGAGATCGAGCCGCTGCGGACCGAGGAGGAGATCACCGAGGCCAGCGAGGGGTTCGACGACCTGTCGGGCACACCTCACAAGACGACCACCACCGTGGCCATGGACTTCGGCCGCCTCACCCTCAGTGACACGCTGGTCCTCTATCTCTTCGGAACGCCCGGACAGGAACGTTTCAAGGAGATGTGGGAGGAGCTGTCCCGGGGCGCACTGGGTGCGCTGGTCCTCGTCGACCCCGAGCGGCTGAACGAGTCCTTCCCCGTCCTGGACCTGGTCGAGAGCTTCGGCCTGACGTACGCCATCGGGGTCAATCACTTCGAGGGCAACACGGACTACCCGCTCGACGAGGTCCGCGAGGCGCTGAACCTGACTTCCGACACCCCCGTCGTGAACTGCGACGTTCGTGACGAGAACTCATCGGCCCAGGCACTCATCACCCTCGTCAGACACCTCATGTCCCTACTTGGCTAG
- a CDS encoding roadblock/LC7 domain-containing protein, whose protein sequence is MSADLSWMLEDIVHNVPRARHAVLLSADGLPRGATEGLAEKDVRTISAAMAGMQSLSRATAHFAGPEEDRQWNQTIIEFSHGWSFLIGAGQGAYLAAAAAPDVDMQQISFRMHRLVARLGNNLTSPPRVSTEDDAGTRNTGAARRESTGDSGFVLADLDRVIADVRGARHAVLLGADGLPRGATSGMNRDLADTISAAMTGIHAYSRVTSQFAGVLEGAEWRQTVIEFQHGWIFLMAAGAGAFLAAAAEHDCDIEEFTTRLHEVVPGLTKPTARGEGAGHA, encoded by the coding sequence ATGAGCGCAGACCTGTCGTGGATGCTTGAGGACATCGTGCACAACGTGCCCCGGGCACGGCATGCCGTCCTGCTGTCCGCGGACGGCCTTCCTCGTGGGGCCACGGAGGGCCTGGCCGAGAAGGATGTGCGTACCATCTCCGCCGCAATGGCCGGGATGCAGTCGCTCAGCCGGGCCACGGCTCACTTCGCCGGACCCGAGGAGGACCGGCAGTGGAACCAGACGATCATTGAGTTCTCCCATGGGTGGAGCTTCCTGATCGGAGCGGGGCAGGGCGCCTATCTGGCCGCCGCCGCGGCGCCCGATGTGGACATGCAGCAGATCTCCTTCCGTATGCACCGTCTCGTCGCCCGCCTGGGCAACAACCTCACCTCACCGCCGAGAGTGAGCACGGAGGACGATGCCGGTACGCGGAACACCGGCGCGGCCCGTCGCGAGAGCACCGGCGATTCGGGGTTCGTGCTCGCCGACCTCGACCGGGTGATCGCCGATGTGCGGGGTGCCCGTCACGCCGTACTGCTGGGGGCCGATGGTCTGCCCCGCGGGGCGACCAGCGGAATGAACAGGGACCTGGCGGACACGATCTCCGCCGCGATGACGGGCATTCACGCCTACAGCCGGGTCACCTCGCAGTTCGCGGGTGTCCTGGAGGGCGCCGAGTGGCGTCAGACGGTCATCGAGTTCCAGCACGGCTGGATCTTCCTGATGGCGGCCGGTGCCGGGGCCTTCCTGGCTGCCGCCGCCGAGCACGACTGCGACATCGAGGAGTTCACCACGCGCCTGCACGAGGTGGTGCCCGGACTGACCAAGCCGACAGCGCGGGGGGAGGGGGCAGGCCATGCCTGA
- a CDS encoding ATP-binding protein, translated as MIQDALVWCLVAVAAIAVVAAVALAARNRALGAKKKQNEAELRRQLHTSDNHLHVSRAELHRFRSEQDGILREAKEAAEENTKAVLKGAASFLQSLAAEQTTLLDGVQRKYGGHAVLSDLLEVNHANAQMARKAQGIAVMCGAPLGRRNRPASVYDVVRSAQGQIRNFHRVAIMQQGGLALKASAVAPVALAVAELLDNAASFSQQDAPIEVTFQRVQNNLCIIIDDAGVSMNDEDRQRATELLSGDVVPRLSQLGNQPKFGFPVIGLIARQYGFKVDVTGVSRYGGVRAVVLLPEELWTMEETPPAQEAPVSSILRNEGRPQGGATRTTHGLPKRGARQAPIASVPDPDVVRPSAVRTPEENVRPSGRGLGAFQRGTLSGRNFDATSSEGSEDA; from the coding sequence ATGATTCAAGACGCACTTGTGTGGTGCTTGGTTGCGGTGGCGGCGATAGCCGTTGTCGCGGCCGTGGCACTCGCCGCCCGCAATAGAGCCCTTGGGGCGAAGAAGAAGCAGAACGAGGCCGAGCTGAGGCGCCAGCTCCACACGTCCGACAACCACCTCCACGTCTCCCGAGCCGAGTTGCACCGGTTCAGGAGCGAGCAGGACGGCATCCTCCGGGAGGCCAAGGAGGCGGCCGAGGAGAACACCAAGGCGGTCCTCAAGGGCGCCGCCAGCTTCCTGCAGAGCCTCGCGGCGGAGCAGACCACGCTGCTGGACGGCGTGCAGCGGAAGTACGGCGGTCACGCGGTACTCAGTGACCTGCTGGAAGTCAACCACGCCAACGCGCAGATGGCTCGTAAGGCGCAGGGCATCGCCGTGATGTGCGGTGCACCGCTCGGCCGCCGCAACAGGCCCGCCAGCGTCTACGACGTGGTGCGCAGCGCCCAGGGGCAGATCCGCAACTTCCACCGGGTCGCGATCATGCAGCAGGGAGGTCTCGCGCTGAAGGCGTCCGCGGTCGCTCCCGTGGCCCTCGCCGTGGCCGAGCTGCTTGACAACGCTGCCAGCTTCTCCCAGCAGGACGCACCGATCGAGGTGACGTTCCAGCGGGTCCAGAACAACCTGTGCATCATCATCGACGACGCCGGTGTCAGCATGAACGACGAGGACCGGCAGCGGGCGACCGAGCTGCTGTCCGGCGATGTCGTCCCCCGTCTGTCGCAGCTCGGGAACCAGCCGAAGTTCGGTTTCCCGGTGATCGGTCTGATCGCGCGTCAGTACGGGTTCAAGGTGGATGTCACCGGAGTCTCCCGGTACGGCGGCGTCCGGGCCGTCGTCCTGTTGCCCGAGGAGCTGTGGACCATGGAGGAGACGCCGCCGGCCCAGGAGGCCCCCGTCAGCAGCATCCTGCGCAACGAGGGGCGGCCGCAGGGCGGGGCGACGCGTACGACGCACGGTCTGCCGAAGCGCGGAGCGCGCCAGGCGCCCATCGCGAGCGTGCCCGACCCCGACGTCGTCCGGCCGTCGGCGGTACGTACTCCTGAGGAGAACGTCCGCCCCTCCGGACGTGGCCTGGGCGCTTTCCAGCGCGGCACGCTTTCGGGCCGCAACTTTGATGCCACGTCGTCCGAAGGGTCCGAAGACGCATGA
- a CDS encoding CatB-related O-acetyltransferase, whose amino-acid sequence MPVPADPTVLHPMPGQPRVVQLRPLVKSPLIDVGEYSYYDDPDDPTAFETRNVLYHYGPEKLVIGRFCALGTGVRFIMNGANHRMDGPSTFPFPTMGGSWADHFDLLTGLPGRGDTVVGHDVWFGHSATVLPGVRIGHGAIIGSGSVVTKDVPDYGIVGGNPARLLRTRYSGPDIARLLAVAWWDWPAEHITERVRTLMSGSIDELEAAAPSV is encoded by the coding sequence ATGCCAGTGCCGGCCGACCCGACCGTGCTCCACCCGATGCCCGGCCAGCCGCGGGTGGTGCAGCTCAGACCACTGGTGAAGTCCCCGCTGATCGACGTGGGGGAGTACTCCTACTACGATGACCCGGACGACCCCACCGCGTTCGAGACGCGCAATGTGCTGTACCACTACGGCCCGGAGAAGCTGGTCATCGGCAGGTTCTGCGCGCTGGGCACAGGGGTTCGGTTCATCATGAACGGCGCCAACCACCGCATGGACGGCCCCTCCACCTTCCCGTTCCCGACCATGGGCGGCTCGTGGGCGGACCACTTCGACCTGCTCACCGGACTGCCGGGCCGGGGGGACACGGTCGTCGGCCACGACGTCTGGTTCGGCCACAGCGCCACCGTGCTGCCCGGGGTGCGGATCGGACACGGCGCGATCATCGGCAGCGGCTCCGTGGTCACCAAGGACGTGCCCGACTACGGGATCGTCGGGGGCAACCCCGCGCGTCTTCTGCGTACCCGCTACAGCGGCCCGGACATCGCGCGGCTGCTCGCGGTGGCCTGGTGGGACTGGCCGGCGGAGCACATCACCGAACGCGTGCGGACCCTCATGTCGGGCAGCATCGACGAACTCGAAGCCGCGGCCCCGTCCGTGTGA
- a CDS encoding SRPBCC domain-containing protein encodes MSEDRIERETLIEAPLDRVWSLVAQPGFWVADKASLPCTVAKEGESLVAKNSEHGDFPVRVEKVEPPTYLAYRWTSAFPGEELRENNSTLVEFTLIPEGERTRLRVVESGFSALAGSEELRSQNLKDHTEGWPMELDALKKRAEQPSA; translated from the coding sequence ATGAGCGAGGACCGGATCGAACGCGAAACCCTGATCGAGGCGCCCCTCGACCGAGTCTGGTCACTGGTGGCGCAACCCGGGTTCTGGGTGGCCGACAAGGCGAGCCTGCCCTGCACCGTGGCCAAGGAAGGTGAGTCGCTGGTGGCGAAGAACTCCGAGCACGGCGACTTCCCCGTACGGGTGGAGAAGGTCGAGCCGCCGACGTACCTGGCATACCGCTGGACCAGCGCGTTCCCCGGGGAGGAGCTGCGCGAGAACAACAGCACCCTGGTGGAGTTCACGCTGATCCCGGAGGGCGAGCGGACACGTCTGCGCGTCGTCGAGAGCGGGTTCTCGGCACTGGCCGGGTCCGAGGAACTGCGCAGCCAGAACCTCAAGGACCACACCGAGGGTTGGCCCATGGAGCTCGACGCGCTCAAGAAGCGCGCCGAACAGCCTTCGGCGTGA
- a CDS encoding ArsR/SmtB family transcription factor, whose product MTEELPGAAEAVDSVLGALADPTRRTLLDLLAAQGEATATSLAGQLPVSRQAVVKHLIVLDAAGLVSGGRVGREVRYSVRPDALNATARWMAGLAADWDRRLANIKRVAEAAERDSD is encoded by the coding sequence GTGACGGAAGAACTCCCCGGCGCCGCGGAGGCCGTCGACAGCGTCCTCGGCGCGCTGGCCGACCCGACGCGGCGCACGCTGCTCGATCTGCTCGCCGCCCAGGGCGAGGCCACCGCGACGTCGCTCGCCGGACAGCTCCCCGTCTCACGGCAGGCGGTGGTCAAACACCTCATCGTGCTGGACGCGGCCGGGCTGGTCTCCGGGGGCCGGGTCGGTCGCGAGGTGCGGTATTCGGTGCGGCCCGACGCGCTGAACGCGACGGCCCGGTGGATGGCCGGACTGGCTGCCGACTGGGACCGGCGGCTGGCGAACATCAAGCGCGTCGCCGAGGCCGCGGAGCGAGATTCCGACTGA
- a CDS encoding macrolide family glycosyltransferase, with translation MSRRRAHIAMVGIPAVSHVLPSLEVIRELVARGHRVTYANDPVVAERIEATGAEFVPCGSVLPVADNNWPDDPIEAMGLFLGEAVQALPQLRAVYDDDPADLYLYDIGAYAARALAESQQRPLMQLSPTFVAWKGYEQDVAAHLWDRPGADAYRARFTQWLAGCGASTTAMDSFCGRPANTLALIPRAMQPHGEDVDTDTVTYVGPCVDGPGIGGPGFGGRAGERTWTRPADAERVLLVSLGSAYTNRPEFYRQCLAAYGDLPGWHVVLQIGRHTDRTELGVIPSNVEVHSWVPQLAILEQADAFVTHAGMGGSSEGLLAGVPMIAVPQGADQFMNADRLVELGVARRIDTEDATAETLRTALAELVADPAVARRSARLRTEARAEGGTLRAADLVEELLG, from the coding sequence ATGTCCCGTCGCCGTGCGCACATCGCGATGGTCGGCATCCCCGCCGTCAGCCATGTCCTGCCGAGCCTTGAGGTCATCCGTGAACTGGTGGCCCGCGGTCACCGGGTGACCTACGCCAACGATCCGGTGGTGGCCGAGCGGATCGAGGCCACCGGTGCCGAGTTCGTCCCCTGCGGCTCCGTGCTGCCGGTCGCCGACAACAACTGGCCCGACGACCCCATCGAGGCGATGGGCCTCTTCCTCGGCGAGGCCGTCCAGGCTCTCCCGCAGCTGCGGGCCGTCTACGACGACGACCCCGCGGACCTCTACCTGTACGACATCGGCGCGTACGCCGCGCGTGCGCTGGCCGAGTCGCAGCAGCGCCCCCTCATGCAGTTGTCCCCGACCTTCGTCGCCTGGAAGGGCTACGAACAGGACGTGGCGGCGCACCTGTGGGATCGGCCGGGCGCCGACGCGTACCGGGCGAGGTTCACCCAGTGGCTCGCCGGGTGCGGGGCGTCCACCACCGCGATGGACTCCTTCTGCGGCCGCCCCGCGAACACCCTGGCCCTGATCCCCAGGGCGATGCAGCCGCACGGCGAGGACGTCGACACGGACACGGTGACGTACGTCGGCCCCTGCGTCGACGGTCCCGGCATCGGCGGCCCCGGCTTCGGCGGGCGTGCGGGCGAGCGGACCTGGACCCGCCCCGCGGACGCGGAGCGCGTCCTGCTGGTCTCGCTGGGGTCGGCGTACACCAACCGCCCCGAGTTCTACCGTCAGTGCCTGGCCGCGTACGGCGATCTGCCCGGCTGGCACGTGGTGCTCCAGATCGGCAGGCACACCGACCGGACGGAGCTCGGTGTCATCCCGTCCAACGTCGAAGTGCACTCCTGGGTGCCGCAGTTGGCGATCCTTGAGCAGGCCGATGCCTTCGTGACCCATGCGGGCATGGGCGGCAGCTCCGAAGGGCTTCTCGCGGGGGTCCCGATGATCGCCGTCCCGCAGGGCGCGGATCAGTTCATGAACGCCGACCGGCTCGTGGAACTCGGCGTGGCCCGCCGCATCGACACCGAGGACGCCACGGCCGAGACACTGCGGACCGCCCTCGCCGAACTCGTCGCCGACCCGGCGGTCGCGCGCCGCTCGGCGCGACTCCGCACGGAAGCAAGGGCGGAGGGCGGCACCTTGCGCGCCGCCGATCTCGTCGAGGAGCTGCTGGGCTGA